The following are encoded together in the Juglans microcarpa x Juglans regia isolate MS1-56 chromosome 2D, Jm3101_v1.0, whole genome shotgun sequence genome:
- the LOC121250541 gene encoding ABC transporter C family member 5 isoform X2, whose translation MPNSIMGVSLLLNKIPALSSAAQSSNILLSAIKGLPILELSSICINLTLFLVFLFIVSARQIFVCVGRIRIIKDDSAANANPIRHSIDGEIRDVNIGAGYKATVFCCFYVLFVQVFLLGFDGVGLIREGINGKFVDWSGLLLPAAQSLAWFVLSFSALHCKFKVSEKFPLLLRVWWVVSFSICVCTLYADGREFSVEGSKHLCSRVVANFVVTPALAFLCFVAIRGVTGIQVCRNSDLQEPLLVEEEPGCLKVTPYSDAGLFTLVTLSWLNPLLSIGAKRPLELKDIPLLAPKDRAKANYKVLKSNWEKLKAEIPSKQPSLAWALLKSFWKEAACNGIFAGLSTLVSYVGPYMISYFVDYLGGKKTFPHEGYILAGIFFSAKLVETLTTRQWYVGVDILGMHVRSALTAMVYQKGLKLSSLAKQSHTSGEIVNYMALDVQRVGDYSWYLHDIWMLPLQIILALAILYKNVGIASVATLVATIISIVVTVPVAKIQEDFQDKLMAAKDERMRKTSECLRNMRILKLQAWEDRYRVKLEDMRGVEFKWLRKALYSQAFITFIFWSSPIFVSAVTFGTSILLGGQLTAGSVLSALATFRILQEPLRNFPDLVSMMAQTKVSLDRISGFLQEEELQEEATIVLPRGITNVTIEITDGVFSWDPSSPAPTLLGIEMKVERGMRVAVCGMVGSGKSSLLSCILGEIPKISGEVKVCGTAAYVSQSAWIQSGNIEENILFGSPMDKAKYKNVLHACSLKKDLELFSHGDQTIIGDRGINLSGGQKQRVQLARALYQDADIYLLDDPFSALDAHTSSELFKEYILAALASKTVIFVTHQVELLPAADLILVLKAGRIIQAGKYDDLLQAGTDFKTLVSAHHDAIEAMDIPCHSSEDSDESSSLDGTLMPSKTCVATGNSVDSLGKEVQEVVSPSCQKAIKEKKKAKRSRKKQLVQEEERVRGRVSMKVYLSYMAAAYKGLLIPLIIVAQALFQFLQIASNWWMAWANPQTEGDQPKVSPMVLLGVYMAFAFGSSWFVFVRAALVATFGLAAAQKLFLNMLRSVFRAPMSFFDSTPAGRILNRVSVDQSVVDLDIPFRLGGFASTTIQLIGIVGVMTTVTWQVLLLVVPMAIACLWMQKYYMASSRELVRIVSIQKSPIINLFGESIAGAATIRGFGQEKRFMKRNLYLLDCFARPFFCSLAAIEWLCLRMELISTFVFAFCMILLVSFPHGTIDPSMAGLAVTYGLNLNARLSRWILSFCKLENKIISIERMYQYSQIPGEAPPIVEESRPPSSWPENGTIEMIDLKVGRILELLGELEVVSPL comes from the exons ATGCCAAATTCAATAATGGGTGTGTCTCTTTTGCTCAACAAAATCCCAGCGTTATCATCAGCAGCACAATCGTCGAATATCCTTTTAAGTGCTATTAAAGGTTTGCCCATATTGGAACTCTCTTCAATTTGCATCAATTTGACACTCTTTCTCGTGTTCCTCTTCATCGTCTCGGCAAGGCAGATATTTGTGTGTGTTGGTAGGATAAGAATTATTAAGGACGATTCAGCTGCGAATGCGAACCCAATTCGGCATAGTATCGACGGAGAAATCCGCGATGTTAATATTGGTGCGGGGTATAAAGCAACAGTCTTTTGTTGTTTCTATGTGTTGTTTGTGCAAGTTTTTCTATTGGGGTTCGATGGAGTCGGTTTGATAAGAGAGGGCATTAACGGGAAGTTTGTGGATTGGTCTGGCCTGTTATTGCCAGCTGCACAAAGTTTAGCTTGGTTCGTGTTGAGCTTTTCAGCTCTGCATTGTAAATTCAAGGTGTCTGAGAAATTCCCGTTATTGTTGAGGGTGTGGTGGGTTGTGTCATTTTCAATTTGTGTGTGTACTCTCTATGCCGACGGAAGAGAATTCTCCGTTGAAGGTTCAAAGCATTTGTGTTCTCGTGTTGTGGCAAATTTTGTTGTGACACCTGCACTTGCTTTCCTTTGCTTTGTTGCAATTAGGGGTGTTACCGGCATTCAAGTTTGTAGGAATTCTGATCTTCAAGAACCTTTGCTTGTCGAAGAAGAACCAGGGTGTCTTAAGGTTACTCCTTATAGTGATGCGGGGCTTTTTACCTTGGTCACACTCTCTTGGCTGAACCCACTTCTTTCAATTGGTGCAAAGAGACCCCTTGAGCTTAAGGATATTCCCCTTCTTGCACCAAAAGATAGAGCCAAGGCCAATTATAAGGTTTTGAAGTCGAATTGGGAGAAATTGAAGGCTGAAATCCCATCAAAGCAGCCTTCTTTAGCTTGGGCACTTCTCAAGTCATTTTGGAAAGAAGCAGCTTGTAATGGTATATTTGCCGGTTTGAGTACTCTTGTTTCATATGTGGGGCCGTACATGATTAGCTACTTTGTCGATTACTTGGGGGGTAAAAAGACTTTTCCCCATGAGGGGTATATTCTTGCCGGAATATTCTTTTCAGCAAAGCTCGTGGAGACATTAACAACCAGGCAGTGGTATGTTGGGGTAGACATTTTGGGTATGCATGTGAGATCAGCTTTAACAGCAATGGTGTATCAAAAGGGGCTCAAGCTCTCGAGCTTGGCGAAGCAAAGTCACACCAGTGGAGAAATTGTTAACTACATGGCACTTGATGTACAGAGAGTGGGGGACTACTCTTGGTACCTCCACGATATATGGATGCTTCCTCTGCAAATAATTCTTGCCCTTgcaattttgtataagaatgtTGGAATTGCTTCAGTTGCAACATTGGTTGCCACAATTATCTCCATTGTCGTCACTGTTCCTGTGGCAAAGATACAAGAAGATTTTCAGGACAAGTTAATGGCTGCGAAGGATGAAAGAATGAGGAAAACGTCCGAATGTCTAAGGAACATGAGGATTCTCAAATTGCAAGCTTGGGAAGATAGGTATCGAGTTAAGTTGGAGGACATGCGTGGTGTGGAGTTCAAGTGGCTACGGAAAGCCCTTTATTCTCAAGCTTTTATTACATTCATTTTCTGGAGCTCCCCCATATTTGTTTCAGCTGTCACTTTCGGTACTTCCATTTTGTTGGGAGGTCAGCTCACTGCAGGGAGTGTTCTTTCTGCTCTTGCCACTTTCAGGATCCTCCAAGAACCACTCAGGAATTTTCCTGATTTGGTGTCTATGATGGCTCAGACAAAAGTTTCTCTTGATCGAATTTCCGGATTCCTGCAAGAGGAAGAGTTGCAGGAAGAGGCCACCATTGTCCTGCCGCGAGGCATTACTAATGTGACCATAGAAATTACAGACGGTGTGTTCAGCTGGGACCCTTCCTCTCCAGCACCAACATTATTGGGAATCGAAATGAAAGTTGAGAGAGGCATGCGAGTTGCTGTTTGCGGTATGGTTGGTTCTGGAAAATCAAGCTTGCTTTCTTGCATCCTTGGCGAGATTCCCAAAATCTCTGGTGAA GTAAAAGTATGTGGTACTGCTGCTTATGTATCTCAGTCAGCATGGATACAGTCCGGAAATATAGAAGAGAACATTCTTTTTGGCAGCCCTATGGATAAAGCAaagtataaaaatgttttacatGCTTGTTCACTGAAAAAGGATTTGGAACTTTTTTCACATGGAGATCAGACTATTATTGGTGATAGAGGTATAAATTTGAGTGGTGGCCAGAAGCAAAGAGTGCAGCTTGCCAGAGCACTGTATCAAGACGCTgatatttatttacttgatgACCCTTTCAGTGCACTTGATGCACACACTAGTTCTGAATTATTTAAG GAATACATATTGGCAGCACTAGCTAGTAAAACCGTGATTTTTGTGACCCATCAAGTTGAATTACTCCCTGCTGCAGATCTGATTCTG GTTCTTAAAGCAGGCCGAATAATACAAGCAGGAAAATATGATGATCTTTTACAAGCTGGAACTGATTTTAAAACTTTGGTCTCAGCTCACCATGACGCAATTGAAGCTATGGACATTCCTTGTCACTCATCAGAAGATTCAGATGAAAGTTCGTCTCTTGATGGAACACTTATGCCTAGTAAAACATGCGTGGCCACTGGAAATAGTGTTGACAGTTTGGGAAAGGAAGTACAAGAAGTTGTATCGCCTTCATGCCAGAAagcaattaaagagaaaaagaaagcaaaacgCTCAAGGAAAAAGCAGCTTGTTCAGGAAGAGGAAAGGGTAAGAGGAAGGGTCAGCATGAAAGTGTACTTGTCATATATGGCTGCGGCATATAAGGGCTTATTGATTCCACTAATAATTGTTGCCCAAGCACTGTTTCAGTTCCTTCAAATTGCTAGTAATTGGTGGATGGCTTGGGCTAATCCCCAAACAGAAGGAGATCAACCTAAAGTGAGTCCTATGGTCCTTCTGGGTGTTTATATGGCCTTTGCTTTTGGAAGTTCTTGGTTTGTCTTTGTTAGGGCTGCTTTGGTTGCTACATTTGGTCTAGCAGCTGCACAGAAATTGTTTCTGAATATGCTTAGAAGTGTGTTTCGGGCACCGATGTCATTCTTTGATTCTACGCCAGCTGGACGGATCTTGAATCGT GTGtcagttgatcaaagtgttgtGGATCTTGATATTCCTTTTAGACTTGGTGGGTTTGCTTCAACAACAATTCAACTTATTGGCATTGTTGGTGTAATGACAACAGTTACATGGCAAGTGTTGCTTCTTGTTGTTCCTATGGCCATTGCCTGCTTGTGGATGCAG AAATACTACATGGCTTCATCAAGGGAATTGGTTCGCATTGTCAGCATCCAGAAATCTCCAATTATCAATCTTTTTGGTGAATCTATTGCTGGAGCAGCAACGATAAGAGGCTTTGGACAAGAAAAAAGATTCATGAAGAGGAATCTTTACCTTCTTGATTGTTTTGCTCGCCCATTCTTCTGCAGTCTCGCAGCCATTGAATGGCTCTGTCTACGCATGGAGTTAATCTCAACCTTTGTATTTGCTTTCTGCATGATTTTGCTCGTTAGCTTTCCACATGGGACTATCGATCCAA